The following coding sequences lie in one Osmerus mordax isolate fOsmMor3 chromosome 13, fOsmMor3.pri, whole genome shotgun sequence genomic window:
- the LOC136955636 gene encoding fibulin-7 — protein sequence MIHSYVIIMVLCLCHFYSAFGQDCASRQEMQSSLKQVQKLLSAHEASYVQSLRTLRKKINLLQAATTKQAAKPDNGTCPKLEAPVNGRKLGKVQTPGHEVHFLCEAGYDLVGAETRMCQDTFTWSGQQPTCRNINECESSPCLNGGTCMDEVNQFSCTCTKGWAGATCQSPVPTFFVTMMNTSSSTAGSSSTSAAAATTLPAATAWPYVRPSRCTQVQGTTHCTCDPGYTISGRDTSTCTDIDECELFHNGPAGRLCLHSCVNTPGGYRCTCPAGYNVTRDGRNCKDIDECATRQNTCSRDQMCINTYGGFQCVRVDCPRVKNATYVKTSPMRCERNPCPVDNKACSQAPNSFSYHFLSVISNLSAPRVMFRVSAVRVMGDTLRFSLLGGKQARRHFTVQRSDRQTGQLMLVSPIPGPATLEAEVEMSELEKRVQLGRYITKVTMFVSQYDF from the exons GACTGTGCCAGCAGGCAGGAGATGCAGAGCTCTTTGAAGCAGGTCCAGAAGCTCCTCTCTGCCCACGAGGCTTCGTACGTCCAGAGTCTGCGCACCCTGAGGAAGAAGATCAACCTGCTGCAGGCTGCCACCACCAAACAGGCCGCCAAACCCGATAACG GAACCTGCCCGAAGCTGGAGGCTCCCGTCAACGGCAGGAAGTTGGGCAAGGTGCAGACACCAGGCCATGAAGTCCACTTCCTGTGCGAAGCAGGCTACGATCTGGTTGGAGCAGAGACCAGGATGTGTCAGGATACCTTCACCTGGAGTGGCCAGCAGCCCACCTGCCGAA ACATAAACGAGTGCgagtcctctccctgtctgaatGGAGGGACGTGTATGGACGAGGTCAACCAGTTCTCCTGCACCTGTACCAAAGGCTGGGCTGGAGCTACTTGCCAGAGCCCTGTGCCAACAT ttttcGTCACCATGATGAACACCTCATCTTCCACAgctggctcctcctccacctctgcagCAGCTGCCACCACATTGCCAGCAGCAACAGCCTGGCCGTATGTCCGTCCGTCCCGCTGTACACAGGTTCAGGGCACCACCCACTGCACCTGTGACCCAGGGTACACCATCTCTGGACGAgacacctccacctgcacag ACATTGATGAGTGTGAGCTGTTCCACAACGGTCCAGCTGGTCGACTGTGTTTGCACTCCTGTGTGAACACCCCTGGAGGCTACCGCTGCACCTGCCCAGCAGGATACAACGTCACCCGGGATGGACGCAACTGCAAAG ACATAGATGAGTGTGCCACCAGACAGAACACCTGTTCACGGGACCAAATGTGCATCAACACCTACGGAGGGTtccagtgcgtgcgtgtggactGCCCTCGGGTCAAAAATGCGACTTACGTCAAGACCTCACCTAT GCGTTGTGAGCGGAACCCCTGCCCCGTGGACAACAAGGCGTGCTCCCAGGCGCCCAACTCCTTCTCctaccacttcctgtctgtcatctCCAACTTGTCAGCACCACGCGTCATGTTCCGGGTGTCGGCGGTCCGCGTGATGGGTGACACACTGCGGTTCTCTCTGCTGGGAGGAAAGCAGGCTCGCCGGCACTTCACAGTGCAGCGCTCGGACCGCCAGACGGGCCAGCTGATGCTGGTGAGCCCGATCCCAGGCCCCGCAACTCTGGAGGCCGAGGTGGAGATGAGTGAGCTGGAGAAACGCGTCCAGCTGGGGAGATACATCACCAAGGTGACCATGTTTGTGTCTCAGTACGACTTCTAG